DNA from Chaetodon trifascialis isolate fChaTrf1 chromosome 14, fChaTrf1.hap1, whole genome shotgun sequence:
CCAGGAATCATTTAGCTTAGTACAAAGACTAGAGCCAGaggaaaacaataaatacatgcaTTAGTTAGCTTTACAGgtgctttatgctaagctaagctaaccacctgctggctgtagcttcatttttacccagttagcttagcttagcacagcaAAGACTAAAGGCAGGAAGTCGCCTACCAGCACCTGTAATGCTGATAATTGATGTatttgtttccagtgtttttgcTAATTAAGATAATTgactgctagctgtagcttaaTATTTGCTGTACAGATATGAAAGCAGCATCAGTCGTCTCATCCAATTTTaggcaataaagaaaatatgtgTGTTATTCTGTCAATGTTAAAATATTCTGGAGCATGGCTTATCTGGTGAGGAAAACAAACTAAAGTATATGAAGTAATTATTTTCTGTTAGTATGAGGTGTTTAATCCAGAGCTTAtgcagaaaacaagagaaattcTGCAATTTAACACAAATGAACTCTTCCATCCGCTGACGAGTGAACATAAGCTCCCCCAGTTGAAAATACTCACTAATACACTCAGTGTAAACACTtcctgtctatctatctatgagCTGTCTCAGCTCCTCTGTAGTTTTGGCACACTTCATCAGAGTTTGGCAAGTCTCTTCATCTCCAACACCGTCTTGTCAGTTACACCTCCGACACTGTGCGCTCACAGTTACGCCCCCAAGGATGTCCAGTAACACCTGCCTATGATATCTCCAAAAATCTTTCCCAAGAAGCCAGACTCTTATCTCACCTTCATCCCATTTCACAACCTTGAAGCCTTTTTCCAACAGTTTGACCAATGAAGCACCATCACTGCCTTCACTTCCTGAAGGCATATGTTTCACCATGATGAATACTACGTATTGTAAATCCTGTAAGTCACAAATCTCTTACAAAATCACAGGTCCTGTTGTATGTATTCACTGGCTGAAGAACATGTATCCAGATGTTGTGTGTCATCTCAAAGTATTTTTAGACAGTCCCTCTGGTTTATTGTGCAAGTCATCACAGCACGTAGGCATCTCTGTGCGTCCTGGTTTTTCCAGAAGTCTTTCATCTCTGTCACACACGCCCACCGTTTCCTCAGCTTTCCTCTGTATCCACAAATCTGCGAGCTGGTGTGATTCAAAGCAttagaaaacactgattttttaattaaaacaaaagccATATCCTTCTTTGGTCAGAGGTGAAGTGAAACAAATCTTTCACGAGGCCTCCATGTTTACTTACTTACGTGGGGGTcagggaaagaagagagagagaggaagaggtcatAGGTTAAATGCTTGGCCATAAACTTTAGCATTTTCGGTGTGGTGATGTCATGATTTGGAATCTGTGCACTTCATAACTTCAAAATGCTATTAAATGCACTGTTAATGGTCAAATGGTActgacagtggtggaaaataactACATTTACCCAAGGTAttcaaaatgaatacaaatggTTGTAACAGGGCGTTTTTTTGCCTCCCTTCTTACCCCATTGATCATTCTACAATCCCGCAGACTTATCTTTGGCTTTATATTAAGTAGTTAAAATTTTACTGAAAATACCTCCGTCGTTTTACCTAAATGGGATTGTAAATGAaggatttttacttttaatttagTATACTGCTACTTTAACTGAAGTAAGGTATCTGAATATTATTTCCTATATGGGGTCAAATCTGTCtaataatgaaatgaataatcAACCCATCATACACACCATTTAAACAAAAGTAAATCATTTTTAGAAGCCCCTGGTTCATGTATTATCTTTGGCTCTTCCTAATCTAACATTAACACATATAGATTTAATGGATATGATATGCAATATACAATTAATTAATTCCTTTTCTCCACAACAGTTTTATTGTTAGTTTCAAAGAAACCATTCTTTGCCATTATTTGGATTCACAAGCTTTCTACCTTTGGCATTCTATTACTTATAATACTGAGATCACAAAGGTATTGTAcataagtacttttacttaaaaaaaaaaatactgtccAGGCTTAAAAACATGctactttttaaatattttaagaaaCCCAGAGACAATTACCCCATctcccctctcactctctcccagaCCGCTTCACGCTTCCATTCATTACTCAATGAGTCCCCTGGCGGCCAGACTAGGAACAGCAAAACGAGACACACCGTAAACCAGTGAGTCGGCTGCTGTCTGTCATAAATATGAGCTGAAATTAATACATGAGTGTAACTTATGGgatattatttaatattttgtatGATTTTTAAACCTACTCATCACTAGTTTTGTATTACCAGTGTAATTCATTGGTCAGCTTATTTTGGATCTCGTTAATCATAAATCTGTATATCTTTAGAATATGACGGTCTTATAAAATCAAGACCCTTGGACGAATAATTAAACTTTTTTCTGACCGGAAACGACCAAGTCTTGGCTCGGGTGCGTGTATGAAATATTTGTCCGGTGATGGAAATTCAGCTCAGGAATGCATTTttccccctgtgtgtgtgcgtcgcGGATATTGCTCTGACTGGCTGTGAGGTAAGACAACAAGTCCGTCCCTCTCTCGTGCAGCCACGCCATTGGTCAAGACGGCACCTCAGGAATGTCCTTAAACTGTTTAAATAGCACTTGTATCGGTAGGATAAGACAGTAGAATAAGTCCAAGCACCGGAATAAATCCCGGACAGAAGCTCATAGAGACTTTGCAGATATCTACCCAAAACTATCGAGCATCTAAAGGAAGAGCAACGGGATAAATAATCAGAGAAAGCAAggacttttgtctttttttaaaaaaatccattttcagacggacttttcattttaaaggtttGTAGACTGTTCTTATTATTTACCATCATTTATTAAGGACATATTGCAGCCTGGATGTGTCCCTTAATGgctttttttgtcattcttGGTTGAAATAGGGATCACTTGAGACTTCAACATGATGCTGTGTGGCATCTTTTTGCTGCTGATGCTTTGGAGTTGTGAAGGTGCAAGATTGGCAGGTAAGAATGGAAAATATATGTTTATAGTCTTTGAAAAAGTTGTGAAAACTTTATAACCTGATCCATACTTGAGGCAATAATTCATGTAGGGACTTTAACTGTAAATGTGGCTTTCAAGTTATAATGTGCTCATTTAACTGTCTTTATTATTTAGTGAAAAGAGTTATATTCTTGGAATATGTTCCTGCTACAGGCTATTTTTATAGTTTTCGTGAATATATTATAGTTCATTACTTTTGgggtttctttgtttttatgctttttcaTGCACACTGTCATTATGtgagaaaaaaactgaacaatgCTCTTGTTTTCTCTGACCACAGAGAGTCGGGATGATAACAGTGTGTATGACTTATTTGACCTTGCACGggtaaacaaaagaaacaacgGAGTGAGTCTGGTCAAAGGTGCAGATCCCTACAGCCCAGCATACAAGGTCCTGAATGCAGACCTGATCCCCCCAGTCCCCGACAGCTCCCTCAGGGACCTCCTCGACTCCATCCAGGCTGAGAGGGGCTTCCTCCTTCTGGTCAATCTGAAGCAGTTCAAGAAAACCAGGGGCAGCATTTTGACCATTGAGAAGAATGACGGATCTGGACCTGTTTTTGAGATCATTTCCAACGGGAAGGCAAACACTCTGGATGTGGTCTTCTCCACCATGAACCAGCAGCAGGTTGTGTCCATCGAGGATGCAGATTTGGCCACTGGACACTGGAAGAACATCACACTGTTCATTCAGGATGACAGAGTGCAGCTTTTTGTCGGCTGTGAAGAGATCAATGTGTCAGAGATGGATTTGCCCATCCAGAAAGTGCTGTACCAGGAGGTGGCTGACATAGCCAGGCTCAGGATTGGAAAGGGTGCTGTGAGAGACAGATTTATGGTAAGCTCTATAGTATTTTAGCTCAGATGAATGCCAATTATTGCCTCATGATGAAAATTATTATATATCGCACACTATTTTAAGAATAATAATTGATGTAAGAAAATAAATTTTAATACATTGAAGTGTCTCTTAACTggaatttattgtttttcaggGAGTGCTTCAAAATGTGCGCTTTGTCTTTGGGACCACACTTGATGCCATACTGAGAAATAAAGGATGTCAGAGTGGGGGTAAGTCTGAGAAGTTATAAATTGGCCTGAACTGAGTGGATCTTGTGTTTAAAGGCACAAACTGACCACATTGTTCTCCACTGAACAGAAATTCAATTGTCTTCTCCCCTCTCACCCCTTGCAGCTACCTTAACTGATGTCATGACCTTGGACAACCCAGTCAATGGCTCCAGCCCTGCCATTAGGACTGATTACACCGGCCACAAAGCCAAAGGTGAGACCTCTCCCCCCCAAAGACAcaaagtgtgtgtctttgttacACTGACCAGTTGTAAACTTTGAGAGGTGAGCTAATTTATTGGATTCTTCCCTCCTATGTTCAgacctgcagtctgtctgtggctTCTCTTGTGAGGAGATCGCCAGCATGTTTAAGGAGCTCAAGGGACTCGGTGTGGTTGTTAAACAGCTGTCAAATGAGCTCCGCAAAGTGGTAAGCTCCAAAGGCCATCAGGGTCTGCTCTTTGTCATCATTcactccctcttttcctctcctctccatctttccgtCTGCTTCCAGTTAATGCATTCCCAGTGCGTAGCCACTTGTCGCTGTAATGGCAGTCCCTGGCCAAGTTCTTAATGAGACCCATGTGAATACACAAATATGTTTGGCTGTCTGTTGCATTTGCACTGCTTCGCTAGACTCAAGCAATGTCTTAATCACGGTGTCGGTCAGTGATTCATTTGTATTGGAACTTTGGCAAAGTGAAAGTTTTCCATCCTCCATCCTGAGCaacccctttctctctctctctcttttcccccaGTCTGAGGACAGCACTCTGCtgaaaaatcaaatgaacatcCACACTGGTATTTGCATCCACAACGGCATCGTGtacaaagacaaagatgaaTGGACCGTGGATGGCTGCACTGAGTGCACCTGCCAGGTAAGTGTCATCACACCTACTGGAATGCAACCATTAAGCAAGTTAGGAATCAGCTGAGGACAGATATTGCTGTGTTTCCTGTATCCCTGCTGTAATGAAGTGATAATAGTGTTTACGTTAGTGCCTCCCTTCACAATCACAGCACTTCTGTCTGAAAGCCATCAACACTTCTTTTCAACTATCAACAAAGCAGCATGGGGCCTTTTCCCCGGAGCAACATCTAGTGAAGGTTGCTCATGTGCTCTGTAGGCATTAGTGGGAGAGTGTTACTGAGGATTATGTCGTCTATCAACACAGCAGGAGTGTCATGTCCCTGATAAAGATCACTCCATTGTGAAATATAGCAATTAGGCTTGGAACAGTACCAGTAGGCAGTCAACCAGTCAGCTCActcattatccatccatccattatctataccgcctatccctttcggggttgcggggggctggagcctatcccagctacaatgggcgagaggcggggtacaccctgaaccggtcgccagccgattgcagggccacatgcaaagacagacaaacattcacactcacactcacacctacggacaatttttagagtcatcaattaacctaatgagcatgtttttggtctgtgggaggaagccggagtacccggagagaacccacgcatgcacgggaagaacatgcaaacttcacacagaaaggccccgcctgacccggggatcgaaccggcaacctccttgctgtgaggcacgcgcactacctgctgcgccaccgtgcagcccctcaCTCATTATTCTTGTACTAATTCAGCTGTTCCTCTATCCAGAACTCTGCTACTGTGTGTCGCAAAATCTCCTGCCCTCTGATCCCATGTGCTAATGCCACCGTGCCCGACGGAGAGTGCTGCCCTCGCTGTGGAACACGTAAGCTTCTTTTTCAGTCTGCTCCACCTTTCATAACTGtcacctgattttttttctttctttcttaataTCTTTCCCCCAAGGTAATGGTCCCCATACTTTGTCTGTCCCCCTACAGTGAGCGACTATGTAGAAGATGGCTGGTCTCCCTGGTCTGAATGGACACATTGTTCGGTGACTTGTGGTCGAGGCATCCAGCAGCGTGGACGTTCCTGTGACCGCATCAACAGCAACTGTGAGGGCACCTCTGTCCAGACCCGTGACTGCTACCCGCAGGAATGCGACAAACGCTGTAAGTCACTCAGCATGCTTAACACAGCCATTGTGATAATAAATATTGTCAGTTTGAGAGCATGATTAattaaatgtgtatgtgttgcTCACAGTCAAACAGGATGGTGGTTGGAGTCACTGGTCTCCCTGGTCTTCATGCTCTGTGACCTGTGGTGAGGGGGTGATCACCCGCATACGCCTCTGCAACTCCCCCACACCCCAGATGGGTGGCATGGACTGCCAGGGAGAAGGACGTCAAACCGAAATCTGCCAAAAGTCGCCTTGTCCTAGTGAGTTGAATTTCAGCAGCAAAGTATATACAGTGTGTTGGAGTGAATGAATTCAGGGGAACATgctgaatgttgtttttatgataCTCTTTAGTCAATGGAGGTTGGGGACCTTGGTCACCATGGGACACCTGCACAGTAACCTGTGGTGGAGGATTCCAGAGCCGCAAACGTCTCTGCTCTGATCCTGTCCCTAAATATGGAGGAATGGATTGTGTTGGTGATGGTACCATGTCTCAAGAGTGCAACAAACAGGACTGCCCTATTGGTAAGCATTTAAGATTAAACaaatattaaagaaacaaataaTTTCTCACAATAGATTACCCTTATAAAGAATCAATTCTTTTTTGCAGATGGTTGTCTCTCCAGTCCATGCTTCCCTGGCACAAAGTGCACCAGCTTCCCTGATGGCTCCTTCAGGTGTGGCAAGTGTCCACTTGGCTACACTGGGAACGGCATCACCTGCAAAGACATTGATGAGTGTAAAGCGGTCCCTGATGCCTGCCATACACATAATGGAGTCCATCGCTGTGAGAACACTGAACCAGGTTACAACTGTTTGCCCTGCCCTGCACGTTTCTCTGGTCCTCAACCCTTTGGAAGAGGAGTGGAACAGGCAACTGCTAAAAAACAGGTTTGAGTTATTACTTGCTCACTATGTTTGTGGCTAGTAGGCTAGCTCCTTGCATTTTCTTTAATTCCCTGTAATTTTTTTAGGTTTGCAAACCCCGTAACCCTTGCCAGGATGGTAGCCACGACTGCCATAAAAATGCAAACTGCATATACTTGGGTGTCTTCTCCGAGTCCATGTTCCGCTGTGAGTGCAAGCCAGGATATGCTGGAAATGGCCGTATTTGTGGAGAGGACAGTGATCTAGACGGATGGCCCAACAATGACCTGATGTGTGTGGAGAATGCCACCTATCACTGCAAAAAGGTAGCCAGACCCCacatgaacagaacagaaaaaaggcCATTATTCTAACCCATCTGCACTCTATTATTGTGATGATTGTCTCCATAACCACTCCTTTGTTCCTTTATAGGATAACTGCCCCAACCTTCCCAACTCTGGCCAGGAAGATCACGACAAAGATGGTCTGGGTGATGAATGTGAccatgatgatgacaatgatgggATCCCCGATGATAGGGTGAGTCATCACAGCAGCTTATTTTAGCCCCAAACTGTGCTTTCCTCAGAGACCAGACACAGCAATCAGCAGTAGCCCTCCTTCCTTTGGGCAATAGGAATGTaaagtctctgtgtttgtgtgctttcacCAGAGAGTTAAAGTGGAAAGCAAGTAGCATAGGAATAGTGTAATATATTTTCAGTATACAGCCAGAATTGAGGGTGAGGTGGCTTGCTGCCCATAATTCTTAGTGTGGATTTGGAAAGTTGGGCAAGAAAAATGCTGTGGTAAAAATTACCAACTCGCTCGCAGTGGAATATCACATTCCAgcaaaagtgagagaaaaatgaaacattgaaaaacagAGTTATGTTCCTATAAATATAGTTTCTTTGACAAATGACCCATTTTAGAAATGTAATTGAGATTCTGATATTTCTCCATAAATTAGGACAACTGCCCCAGAGTGTACAACCCAGCCCAGTATGATGCAGACAGAGATGATGTTGGCGACAGCTGTGAcaactgtgtgtttgaggctAACACTGACCAAACTGACACTGACAACAATGGGGAGGGTGATGCCTGTGCTGTTGACATCGATGGGGATGGTAAGTGAGTCCTCCAAATTCCATCTGAGGTATCTTTGATGCCTTTGATTAGCCATTGCATGTGTGCAGTCCTGAAGGCTAAGATAAGTCTGTTTTGACTCAATAGGTGTTCTAAATGAGAACGACAATTGCCCATATGTTTACAACGTGGACCAGAGAGATACTGACAGGGACGGAGTGGGAGACCATTGTGACAATTGCCCTCTGGAGCACAACCCTGATCAGGTAACATCAGATCTTTCAATTACAAGCCATCCTGGTAACACAGCTTGATCTGTCATGTAACTATGCAGAATTTCCCACAAATTGCACCTGCTTTAATGAAAGAGAGGAATGTGACAGGTTTGACAAATCATCCCTCCTTTGGAACAAATATGTACAAGGACACTGAACACTTGTCTGAGGGGACATTGCCTGCATGCCTGAAAACAAGGGGCTACATTTAATTCACATCCTGAGTAGCACCTCTCATACTGAGGCTGGTGAAAAACAGTGAAGGGAGTTATTTGAAGTGAGGACAAGAGTCT
Protein-coding regions in this window:
- the LOC139342329 gene encoding thrombospondin-1-like, with protein sequence MMLCGIFLLLMLWSCEGARLAESRDDNSVYDLFDLARVNKRNNGVSLVKGADPYSPAYKVLNADLIPPVPDSSLRDLLDSIQAERGFLLLVNLKQFKKTRGSILTIEKNDGSGPVFEIISNGKANTLDVVFSTMNQQQVVSIEDADLATGHWKNITLFIQDDRVQLFVGCEEINVSEMDLPIQKVLYQEVADIARLRIGKGAVRDRFMGVLQNVRFVFGTTLDAILRNKGCQSGATLTDVMTLDNPVNGSSPAIRTDYTGHKAKDLQSVCGFSCEEIASMFKELKGLGVVVKQLSNELRKVSEDSTLLKNQMNIHTGICIHNGIVYKDKDEWTVDGCTECTCQNSATVCRKISCPLIPCANATVPDGECCPRCGTLSDYVEDGWSPWSEWTHCSVTCGRGIQQRGRSCDRINSNCEGTSVQTRDCYPQECDKRFKQDGGWSHWSPWSSCSVTCGEGVITRIRLCNSPTPQMGGMDCQGEGRQTEICQKSPCPINGGWGPWSPWDTCTVTCGGGFQSRKRLCSDPVPKYGGMDCVGDGTMSQECNKQDCPIDGCLSSPCFPGTKCTSFPDGSFRCGKCPLGYTGNGITCKDIDECKAVPDACHTHNGVHRCENTEPGYNCLPCPARFSGPQPFGRGVEQATAKKQVCKPRNPCQDGSHDCHKNANCIYLGVFSESMFRCECKPGYAGNGRICGEDSDLDGWPNNDLMCVENATYHCKKDNCPNLPNSGQEDHDKDGLGDECDHDDDNDGIPDDRDNCPRVYNPAQYDADRDDVGDSCDNCVFEANTDQTDTDNNGEGDACAVDIDGDGVLNENDNCPYVYNVDQRDTDRDGVGDHCDNCPLEHNPDQIDSDSDRIGDKCDNNQDIDEDGHQNNLDNCPYIPNANQADHDKDGKGDACDHDDDNDGIPDDKDNCRLAFNPDQVDSDGDGRGDVCKDDFDQDNVLDIYDVCPENFAISETDFRRFQMVPLDPKGTSQIDPNWVVRHQGKELVQTVNCDPGIAVGYDEFSAVDFSGTFFINTDRDDDYAGFVFGYQSSSRFYTVMWKQITQTYWSHTPTRAQGYSGLSIKVVNSTTGPGEHLRNALWHTGDTPGQVRTLWHDPKNIGWKDFTAYRWHLTHRPKTGLIRVVMYEGKRIMADSGNIYDKTYAGGRLGLYVFSQEMVYFSDLKYECRDS